Proteins from one Rickettsiales bacterium genomic window:
- a CDS encoding type IV secretion system protein, with translation MKKLYLYSLLIVLFVLSGCSCGTDAVTGDTDNYITYNSSVNIFADGCSDINGSTSMSQTGNSSTSSVYSPTGECDDYYGGSGSWANRGRWIKVPGDASSVLNGDNFSVTVHGNINYCSYGYDNKNPSPLITAVPNNSMQTWFEYDSTLYSEGELPAPTQLPVQAGQLIVLEISQTPLTTGISLAKASDNITDICADTDYDGFVAGTCRGINGFGLTIYVGDDNSGYKEVVTLDNKASSDSTYTAATSRYPDMFKPLISTRYYDDATQTWVTTTYDNALENFDEWVFDKYGVESISTIGPGKYVFKVPEDMNGVLGFSIAQGTVFSSEAVNDYDGYYTINVLSAHPGCHVRDSVVSDLGSRGAMQILLVEPGLNPNIEDTTTEFPDNTTTITEYYPELLKFISQNAGITIESDAAVLGDLAAYSEYEQTLILVDSQEYSGRAPGTGDLWLKVRDDYYHDNVGQYQADVEVTTKKQTLVSSFLADISDPIIDSLNTTTKIIYDSFSTSSNWTNIMQMSLFLYIIIYGAGFILGIAQTSANDMVIRVIKIGVVTVLFEPNSWDFFNTYFFKLFTDGKDYLISAVTGDTSSDLSGVFGFIDDMFYTFFSQYTWEKLAALVPYLIGIVYIFIFLTTMVLYMVAMSQVFIVYLLTIIGISLLLSIAPLFMVTLLFERTRTIFLNWVKYLADYAMQPVILFATLYVMNEIFMTFWNTALDIDIRYGGVWELDFFGVDGWTYGWIPSFSFGCVQFWYIDGGLDVYSMFVSVLILYIFVYTIQAILAHIPQLTEHLMSTSTASSTFGTAGKIMQQAVNFAQGGDPVAKMNYRKGLEERAKKEEKDKEKGDSIRGRGKDVPDDGKNKQKPDEDKEEMK, from the coding sequence GTGAAAAAGCTATATCTATATTCATTGCTTATAGTCTTATTTGTCTTATCGGGTTGTAGTTGTGGCACTGATGCAGTAACAGGAGACACGGATAATTATATAACTTATAACTCCTCAGTAAATATTTTTGCAGATGGGTGTAGCGATATTAATGGCTCTACGTCCATGAGTCAAACAGGAAATTCTAGCACCTCTTCTGTTTATTCTCCAACAGGAGAATGTGATGATTACTATGGAGGATCAGGAAGTTGGGCTAATCGTGGACGTTGGATAAAAGTTCCAGGTGATGCTTCTTCGGTGTTAAATGGAGATAATTTTTCTGTTACAGTTCACGGTAATATTAATTATTGCTCCTATGGGTATGACAATAAAAACCCTTCTCCTTTAATTACCGCTGTACCTAATAACTCTATGCAAACGTGGTTTGAATATGACTCTACATTATATAGCGAAGGTGAACTGCCAGCTCCCACACAATTGCCTGTTCAGGCGGGGCAATTAATTGTTCTAGAAATATCCCAGACTCCTCTTACTACAGGAATATCACTAGCTAAAGCTTCTGACAATATAACAGATATTTGTGCTGACACTGACTATGATGGTTTTGTCGCCGGAACTTGCAGAGGTATAAACGGATTCGGTTTAACTATTTACGTTGGTGATGATAATTCTGGTTACAAAGAAGTGGTTACTCTTGATAATAAAGCTTCAAGTGATTCAACTTATACAGCAGCTACATCTAGATATCCTGATATGTTTAAGCCTCTAATAAGCACAAGGTATTATGATGACGCTACGCAGACATGGGTTACAACTACATATGATAATGCATTAGAGAATTTTGATGAATGGGTTTTTGACAAATATGGAGTTGAAAGTATTTCTACTATAGGTCCTGGAAAATATGTTTTTAAGGTTCCTGAAGACATGAATGGAGTTTTAGGTTTTTCTATTGCTCAAGGTACCGTGTTTTCATCAGAAGCAGTAAATGATTATGACGGATACTATACTATAAATGTTTTATCTGCACATCCTGGTTGCCATGTTAGAGATTCTGTTGTTAGTGATCTTGGAAGTAGAGGAGCCATGCAAATTTTACTTGTAGAGCCTGGGCTTAATCCTAATATTGAAGATACAACTACAGAGTTTCCAGATAATACAACAACTATTACTGAATATTATCCTGAATTACTTAAATTTATATCACAAAATGCAGGTATAACTATAGAAAGCGATGCTGCAGTATTAGGTGACTTGGCTGCTTATTCAGAATATGAACAAACTTTGATTTTAGTAGATTCTCAAGAATATAGTGGAAGAGCGCCTGGAACTGGAGATCTGTGGTTAAAAGTACGAGACGATTATTATCATGATAATGTAGGCCAATATCAGGCGGATGTGGAGGTGACCACAAAAAAGCAAACTTTAGTTTCGAGTTTCTTAGCTGATATATCTGATCCAATTATTGATTCTCTTAATACTACTACTAAAATTATTTATGATAGTTTTTCTACAAGTTCGAATTGGACAAACATAATGCAGATGTCATTATTTCTGTATATTATTATTTATGGAGCTGGGTTTATATTAGGCATTGCTCAAACATCTGCAAATGACATGGTAATTAGAGTTATAAAAATAGGTGTTGTTACTGTATTATTTGAGCCCAATAGTTGGGACTTCTTTAATACTTATTTTTTCAAGTTGTTTACTGACGGTAAAGATTATTTGATTTCGGCTGTAACTGGCGATACATCAAGTGATTTATCAGGAGTTTTTGGTTTTATTGATGATATGTTCTATACATTCTTTTCCCAATATACTTGGGAAAAGCTAGCAGCTCTTGTTCCTTACCTGATTGGCATTGTGTATATATTTATTTTTTTAACCACAATGGTTTTATATATGGTGGCTATGTCTCAGGTATTTATTGTTTATCTTTTAACTATAATTGGAATTTCATTGTTATTATCCATAGCCCCGTTATTTATGGTTACTCTGTTATTTGAAAGAACTAGAACAATCTTTCTCAATTGGGTGAAATATCTTGCAGATTACGCTATGCAACCTGTAATACTTTTTGCTACTTTATATGTAATGAATGAAATCTTCATGACATTCTGGAATACTGCGCTTGATATAGATATTAGATATGGAGGAGTATGGGAGCTAGACTTTTTTGGAGTGGATGGTTGGACTTATGGATGGATTCCTTCTTTTAGCTTTGGTTGTGTGCAATTTTGGTATATTGATGGGGGGCTTGATGTATATAGTATGTTTGTTAGTGTGCTGATATTGTATATATTTGTTTATACAATTCAAGCAATACTTGCACATATTCCTCAGTTGACCGAGCATCTTATGAGTACATCCACTGCATCTAGTACTTTTGGTACTGCTGGTAAAATAATGCAACAAGCTGTTAACTTTGCTCAAGGGGGAGACCCGGTAGCAAAAATGAATTATAGAAAAGGGTTAGAAGAAAGAGCTAAGAAAGAAGAGAAAGATAAAGAAAAAGGGGATAGTATAAGGGGAAGGGGTAAAGACGTACCAGATGATGGTAAAAACAAACAAAAACCAGATGAAGATAAAGAAGAAATGAAGTAG
- a CDS encoding BPL-N domain-containing protein produces MNNKSTIYIYNDLGASRNMVKHTIFSFSNFFSNNQIKTLEASDLIQGDWAYNASLLVMPGGADLPYVAKLNGAGNSVIKNYVENGGTYLGICAGAYYSSDYVEFDKSGIFEVLGERELKFFPGKSIGPILAKYSYLTNSGARSAEIETNITGLESLKIYYNGGGYFEKPEDYSNIEIIARYKENNLASIIKTNYGQGKVILSGVHFEVDPFALGIDQYLDKIKPQLQDNEPQREALILELLGSSLSSADYEYCDDLGS; encoded by the coding sequence ATGAACAATAAATCCACTATTTATATATATAATGATTTAGGAGCTAGTAGAAACATGGTAAAGCATACCATATTCTCTTTTAGTAATTTTTTCTCTAACAACCAAATTAAAACTTTAGAAGCCTCTGATTTAATTCAGGGAGACTGGGCTTATAATGCTTCCCTTCTTGTAATGCCTGGTGGAGCTGATCTTCCATATGTTGCTAAACTTAATGGAGCAGGAAATAGCGTTATAAAAAACTATGTAGAAAATGGTGGAACTTATCTAGGAATCTGTGCAGGAGCTTATTATTCTTCAGACTATGTTGAATTTGATAAATCAGGAATATTTGAAGTTTTAGGAGAGAGAGAGTTAAAATTCTTCCCTGGTAAATCAATTGGTCCAATATTAGCTAAATATAGTTATTTAACAAATAGTGGCGCCAGATCCGCAGAGATAGAAACTAACATTACAGGGTTAGAGTCTTTAAAAATTTATTATAATGGCGGAGGATATTTTGAAAAACCAGAAGATTACTCCAATATTGAAATTATAGCTCGCTATAAAGAAAATAACCTAGCTTCAATTATTAAAACTAATTATGGCCAGGGCAAAGTTATTCTCTCAGGAGTTCATTTTGAAGTTGATCCCTTTGCTTTAGGCATTGATCAATATTTGGATAAAATAAAACCCCAATTACAGGATAACGAACCTCAAAGGGAAGCTTTGATTCTGGAGTTATTAGGAAGCTCATTATCAAGCGCAGACTATGAATATTGTGATGATCTTGGAAGTTGA
- a CDS encoding VirB4 family type IV secretion/conjugal transfer ATPase has product MIQISKYQTKKQAHADKEVNTSMFIPYACHYNSKAILTKNKELMQVIKVGGFSFETADDEDVDIKKSILNLLFKGFQTGGFLLYFHTLRRRADPLEGEVTSTDPYITRPKSFSDYVAQEWDKKYSSRQSFVNELYVSVIKRPDTRGAAIVEHLIKKFKATADKRAWEEDIRDAFEELEEATGRILSTLRDYNPEVLGVKVKENGAFCEILEFLGKLVNCGSSSPMLVPTTSIDKHLPINRLYFGSKAIEIRGGDRNRMAGILSIKEYGPTSNAGMIDGFLQMPFELIISQSFNFANRQVAIGKMQLQQNRMVQAEDKAVSQIAEINQALDMAMSGDIAFGEHHLTILCINDGLKSLESSISMASVELQNVGGQPVREKVNMEPAYWAQLPGNDDFIVRKSTVNSLNLAGFASLHNYPTGKAKGNHWGDSVAVFDTTSGTPYHFNFHLRDVGHSLIIGPTGAGKTVLMNFLCAMSQKFKCRMFFFDKDRGAEIFIRALGGVHTIIDPSKRSNFNPFQLPDNGTNRTFLLDLLKLLVTVNGEEISAEDIMALTQAVAGNYKLAKKDRCLSNIVPFLGIEGPGSLATRIAMWHSKGSHANVFDNPEDALDLDTDRIFGFEMAELLKDTICLGPVLLYIFHRINISLDGTATMIVLDEAWALIDNPIFAPRIKDWLKVLRKLNTFVIFATQSVEDASKSEISDTLIQQTATQIFLPNLKATDVYKTVFMLSQREFTLIKTTDPSSRYFLIKQGPSAVVARIDLSGMPDIINVLSGRTETVLLVDKLREKYGENPDKWLHHFYEQLQQAPKK; this is encoded by the coding sequence ATGATACAAATTTCTAAATATCAAACAAAAAAACAAGCTCATGCAGACAAAGAGGTGAATACCTCTATGTTCATTCCTTATGCTTGTCATTATAACAGCAAAGCTATTTTAACGAAAAATAAAGAATTAATGCAGGTTATAAAAGTTGGAGGATTTTCCTTTGAAACAGCTGATGATGAAGATGTTGATATTAAGAAAAGCATTCTAAATCTATTGTTTAAAGGTTTCCAAACCGGTGGATTTTTACTTTACTTTCACACCCTTAGGAGAAGAGCAGATCCTTTGGAAGGGGAAGTTACTTCTACAGATCCTTATATAACCAGGCCCAAAAGCTTTAGTGATTATGTGGCTCAAGAATGGGATAAAAAATATTCTAGTAGACAGTCTTTTGTAAATGAGCTTTATGTTTCAGTAATAAAAAGACCTGATACTAGAGGAGCTGCAATTGTTGAGCATTTAATTAAAAAATTTAAGGCTACAGCAGATAAAAGAGCGTGGGAAGAAGATATTCGTGATGCATTCGAAGAATTGGAAGAGGCTACCGGAAGAATATTAAGTACTTTAAGGGATTATAATCCTGAAGTATTGGGAGTGAAAGTAAAAGAGAATGGGGCTTTCTGCGAGATATTAGAATTTCTAGGAAAACTGGTAAATTGTGGTTCTTCTTCGCCAATGTTGGTTCCTACAACTAGTATAGATAAACACTTGCCCATAAATCGTCTTTATTTTGGTAGTAAGGCTATTGAAATAAGAGGAGGCGATAGAAACAGAATGGCCGGCATATTAAGCATTAAGGAATATGGTCCAACTTCTAATGCCGGGATGATTGATGGTTTCTTGCAAATGCCTTTTGAGTTGATTATCTCACAATCTTTTAACTTTGCTAATCGTCAAGTTGCAATTGGTAAGATGCAATTACAGCAAAATAGGATGGTTCAGGCAGAAGATAAAGCTGTTTCACAAATTGCTGAAATTAATCAGGCCCTTGATATGGCAATGAGTGGAGACATTGCCTTTGGAGAACATCATTTAACTATTTTATGTATTAATGATGGTCTTAAATCTTTAGAAAGTTCTATTTCAATGGCTTCAGTAGAGCTGCAAAATGTAGGTGGTCAGCCAGTGCGTGAGAAGGTAAATATGGAGCCTGCATATTGGGCTCAACTTCCTGGAAATGATGATTTTATTGTACGGAAATCTACAGTCAACTCTTTGAATTTAGCTGGCTTTGCATCCTTACATAATTATCCTACGGGAAAAGCGAAGGGTAATCATTGGGGTGATTCTGTAGCTGTGTTTGATACTACATCTGGTACTCCTTATCATTTTAACTTTCACTTAAGAGATGTTGGGCATTCCTTAATTATAGGTCCTACTGGAGCTGGTAAAACAGTGTTGATGAACTTCTTATGTGCCATGTCACAGAAATTTAAATGTAGAATGTTCTTTTTTGATAAAGATAGAGGTGCGGAGATTTTCATTCGAGCCTTGGGAGGTGTTCATACTATTATTGACCCAAGTAAAAGATCAAATTTCAATCCATTTCAATTGCCGGATAATGGTACAAACCGTACCTTCTTATTAGATTTGTTAAAGTTATTAGTTACTGTAAATGGTGAGGAAATTTCTGCGGAAGATATAATGGCTTTAACTCAAGCTGTTGCTGGTAATTATAAATTAGCAAAAAAAGATAGATGTTTATCAAATATTGTGCCTTTCTTGGGGATTGAGGGTCCTGGAAGTTTAGCTACAAGGATAGCTATGTGGCATTCTAAAGGTTCTCATGCAAATGTTTTTGATAACCCTGAAGATGCTTTAGATTTAGATACTGATCGAATCTTTGGTTTTGAGATGGCAGAATTACTTAAAGATACTATTTGTTTAGGTCCTGTCTTGTTATATATTTTCCATCGTATTAATATATCTCTTGATGGAACGGCAACCATGATAGTGCTCGATGAGGCTTGGGCTTTAATAGATAATCCTATCTTCGCTCCTAGAATTAAAGATTGGCTTAAAGTTTTACGTAAACTTAATACCTTCGTAATTTTTGCGACACAAAGTGTTGAAGATGCTAGTAAAAGTGAGATAAGTGATACCTTAATTCAACAAACTGCTACTCAAATTTTCTTACCTAACCTTAAAGCAACTGATGTTTATAAAACTGTGTTTATGTTGAGTCAACGTGAGTTTACGCTTATTAAAACAACTGATCCTAGTAGTCGTTATTTCTTAATAAAACAGGGTCCAAGTGCTGTGGTGGCCAGAATAGATTTAAGCGGTATGCCAGATATTATAAATGTGCTTTCAGGCAGAACAGAAACTGTTTTACTTGTGGATAAATTAAGAGAAAAATATGGCGAAAATCCTGACAAATGGCTCCATCATTTTTATGAGCAATTACAACAGGCGCCGAAGAAATGA
- a CDS encoding type IV secretion system protein, giving the protein MNKIRVLVLTLLLLLSFNQFAYSYGDDNSLDDTCTEGTGILNRIVADITSLGLFSAYSETFYIEGANGRGDERGCEKDFYASSGTSFSDGEWHKGKYCEDGDTSAECNPSYAECDPEGGVFYCYKQDYVPYGDYGCSSFEGCTNMDVCEWAQDGYGPKWFWTPPGTIRVAKFGDKLCVQFDTTLSYQSIGCKYLPQCETFELEEDCFVAPSCSDPKAQESITMLPLTGIIIQCISESLTSLFVQDEACTDGGSYTVTSFPAFQDAMRNVVRSCLMLYVILYGLKIVLGADVPNKKEMFVFGAKFVLVMYFSVGINIHINEDKKAEYSDGITTYMLPLYFNGSSELANMVYSSGGSEGLCSYDDEVYPDGYSYLSLWDSIDCRILYYFGIDQSNFAGQTDIDLSNFEPNLLGLLLPAIFSFQLVFLVFSIMFFVFFLSIVIYFVNITVISLILMNILIYLAPVFVPMVLFEVTKGYYDSWLKLVTSYALQPMIIAVYIAMMMTIYDQTMFGDCKFTKSTANVTLGGYTRSDVPIFTICDPANDSACTTSANVCEADDENCEADSNITPCEDSIGYILNPIIPDQKYTQDIDAIFFTITILKSNVVTDMLNGLVTLCLFGYLFYKFADMLSEITGELTGGPPIGAAAGSPMALVDKAGGAVKSAAKAAIGGGGKGGSGASSSDEGGKPRSGAESSAQGGGGSGASSAAEGGKKSEGDKSEDNK; this is encoded by the coding sequence ATGAATAAGATTAGAGTATTAGTTTTAACCCTCTTATTATTGTTGTCCTTTAACCAATTTGCTTATTCATATGGTGATGATAATTCTTTAGATGATACTTGCACTGAAGGTACTGGAATTTTAAATAGAATAGTGGCTGATATTACCTCTTTAGGCCTTTTTTCTGCTTATAGTGAAACTTTTTATATAGAAGGCGCCAATGGTCGTGGTGACGAAAGGGGTTGTGAAAAAGACTTTTATGCATCAAGCGGAACTAGCTTCAGTGATGGAGAATGGCATAAAGGTAAATATTGTGAAGATGGAGATACTTCTGCCGAGTGTAACCCTAGCTATGCTGAATGTGACCCTGAAGGTGGAGTTTTTTATTGCTATAAACAAGACTATGTACCATATGGAGATTATGGATGCAGCTCATTTGAGGGTTGCACAAATATGGATGTATGTGAATGGGCCCAGGATGGATATGGTCCCAAGTGGTTTTGGACACCTCCAGGAACCATTCGAGTAGCAAAATTTGGTGATAAATTATGTGTACAATTTGATACTACTTTATCATATCAGTCTATTGGCTGTAAATATCTTCCCCAATGTGAGACTTTTGAACTAGAAGAAGATTGTTTTGTTGCTCCATCTTGTTCTGACCCAAAGGCTCAAGAATCTATTACTATGTTGCCGTTAACTGGAATCATAATCCAATGTATTAGCGAAAGTCTCACTAGTTTATTTGTTCAGGATGAAGCCTGTACTGATGGTGGAAGCTATACAGTAACTTCTTTTCCTGCTTTTCAAGACGCTATGCGCAATGTTGTAAGAAGTTGCTTAATGCTATATGTGATACTTTATGGTTTAAAAATTGTTCTTGGAGCTGATGTTCCTAATAAGAAAGAAATGTTTGTTTTTGGAGCTAAATTTGTTTTGGTTATGTATTTCTCCGTAGGTATTAATATACATATTAATGAAGATAAAAAAGCAGAATATTCTGATGGTATAACCACTTATATGTTGCCTCTTTATTTTAATGGATCATCCGAATTAGCTAATATGGTTTATTCTTCGGGAGGATCTGAAGGTCTTTGCTCTTATGATGACGAAGTTTATCCTGATGGATATTCTTATCTTTCTCTTTGGGACAGCATAGATTGTAGAATATTATATTATTTTGGTATAGATCAAAGTAATTTTGCTGGTCAAACTGATATTGATTTATCAAATTTTGAGCCTAATTTATTAGGCTTGTTATTACCTGCAATATTCTCTTTCCAATTAGTATTCCTAGTGTTTAGTATAATGTTTTTTGTTTTTTTCCTCTCGATAGTGATTTATTTTGTTAATATTACAGTAATTTCTCTAATATTAATGAATATTCTAATATATTTGGCTCCTGTTTTTGTTCCAATGGTGCTTTTTGAAGTGACAAAAGGTTATTATGACAGTTGGTTAAAGCTAGTGACTTCATATGCTTTGCAGCCCATGATAATAGCAGTTTATATTGCTATGATGATGACAATTTATGATCAAACAATGTTCGGTGATTGTAAGTTTACAAAATCTACTGCTAATGTGACATTGGGTGGTTATACAAGAAGTGATGTTCCTATTTTTACAATATGTGATCCAGCTAATGATAGTGCTTGTACAACCTCTGCAAATGTTTGTGAAGCAGATGATGAAAATTGTGAAGCGGATAGTAATATTACACCATGTGAGGATAGCATAGGTTATATATTAAACCCTATCATTCCTGATCAAAAATATACACAAGATATTGATGCTATATTTTTTACAATTACAATTTTGAAATCAAATGTGGTGACGGATATGCTTAATGGTCTTGTTACATTATGTCTATTTGGATATTTATTCTATAAATTTGCTGATATGTTAAGTGAGATTACTGGAGAATTAACAGGTGGTCCTCCTATAGGGGCAGCCGCTGGCAGTCCTATGGCACTGGTAGACAAAGCAGGAGGTGCAGTCAAGTCTGCTGCTAAAGCTGCGATAGGAGGCGGTGGTAAAGGTGGCTCCGGTGCGTCTTCATCTGATGAAGGGGGGAAACCAAGATCTGGAGCAGAAAGTAGTGCCCAAGGTGGAGGTGGTTCCGGAGCTTCTTCGGCTGCTGAAGGTGGTAAAAAGTCCGAGGGTGACAAATCTGAAGATAATAAATAA
- a CDS encoding acyl-CoA thioesterase, whose product MEHRTKFEVRDNEIDIQGVVNNANYFIYMQHSRHKYLTEVLNIDYIEMAKQNIHLFLVGANVEFKKSLLPDDKFYVTCKLSPKGKIRFLFEQEIRLVSNDVLIARAENIGVCMDGNTNKPFIPEIIQKTLKKS is encoded by the coding sequence ATGGAGCATAGAACAAAATTTGAAGTTAGAGATAATGAGATAGACATTCAAGGAGTGGTAAATAACGCTAATTATTTTATTTATATGCAGCATAGCCGCCATAAATATCTAACTGAAGTGTTGAATATTGATTACATTGAAATGGCTAAACAAAACATACATCTATTCTTGGTGGGTGCTAATGTTGAATTTAAAAAGTCTTTACTTCCTGATGACAAGTTTTATGTTACTTGTAAATTATCTCCCAAGGGTAAGATTCGATTCCTCTTTGAGCAAGAAATTAGATTAGTTTCAAATGATGTTTTAATCGCCAGGGCTGAAAATATTGGGGTATGCATGGACGGAAACACGAATAAACCTTTTATTCCAGAGATAATTCAAAAAACTCTTAAAAAATCTTAG
- a CDS encoding VirB3 family type IV secretion system protein, with translation MAGGGRLKLDPLFVGLTRPTLIFGVSQMFFIFNAMGCMGYYVMANDFKALGLLAVNHLVGYIVCAKEPLFIELFLLKTQKCNVCRNKFYHGANSYDMY, from the coding sequence ATGGCTGGTGGCGGTAGACTAAAACTTGATCCATTATTTGTTGGTTTAACAAGGCCCACTTTGATTTTCGGGGTAAGCCAAATGTTTTTTATTTTTAATGCAATGGGTTGCATGGGGTATTATGTTATGGCCAATGACTTTAAGGCCCTTGGGTTGTTAGCAGTGAATCATCTAGTTGGTTATATAGTTTGTGCGAAAGAACCGCTATTTATTGAGTTATTTCTACTAAAAACTCAAAAATGCAATGTTTGCAGAAATAAATTTTATCATGGTGCCAATTCCTATGATATGTATTAA